Proteins found in one Triticum urartu cultivar G1812 chromosome 4, Tu2.1, whole genome shotgun sequence genomic segment:
- the LOC125550565 gene encoding serine/threonine-protein kinase SMG1-like, whose amino-acid sequence MQNPRPSYAHHQLQQHLASLLSAAAGDPPHPSDDASRAGALSSLRLSLLHPPNRPLLPSLAPFLAPPLSVLLADDASYAVRRAAVAAYAALSAVLCAHEAPGGLPDGFVAWALPLLGEPASAALVAEGLRELLATGDAHAVERFVPPLLAACRDVLEDERTSLAVLRCLLGLLTLVAAKFPHCFRPQFVDMVDLLLGWVFVPDLAETDCRTIVDSFSQFQWHWLGNLQFSLGLLPKFLADMEVLVHDPNLAASHNSGRLRPLFACFSTVLQIMASGVAERNNLRELVVGPLEALAPQLLRCASVIASKIGWSERMEEASRCLVLLAEILQERFAEFYAMFVDVLTQSLDNASSQQLVVALKTNLQVLSLQNLGLHSAAVEHLLEFSSLLSRLRLHPSHNVVVNSASTYLFCLQHGLEDVAEQAIASLMKELELLKFLLENMQVSCTGIQSHSLENNTPVGYSEHQLLSLMKFDLKILLATVSADSEKINRRVPRLTSFISEKLDPFGTPFHNFLEMQFQIFSTLHRLSSVELSINIETSEEFERGSGDSGSQTQINTESRKSFCDCKMKFMHKYGKHIMRGLSASSSMTLKLDALDWIDSFAKLVLAMERDLNKTSLSYEFGDATLPNTILFTILDCTYDRETKVRCHVALSLEALFLGRLINPMSFSVVSQVLLDKLSDPDNAVKNGFLRLFSIALPITTYTFGFLEDGYSYQNCLGISNITKHCMSLRHVLAVKQQPRKLHWQQLVSILSYLSLRLKLPLSSWVQRLVFSYRGKKDMFSGQIDVSGDTDWNELFKGPDVDITIIDRIYSVNNLAAVWWGIHEAARHCINLRLRTHLGGPTQTFAALERMLLDVPNLLALETNEGEGRYIGPSDISLLPMRLLLDFVEALKKYVYNAYEGSFVLPAPPKASSLFFRANKRVCEEWFSRICDPMLKAGLALQCSDAVIQYCSSRLLDLRNIAASSLKDNSRMGGATESNHAFRERLEMDILKVLRHASLALCRCHETDALVGLQRWAVSTFYTYFEQEKQLTRGASDTHKHFSWMSGLIYQSQGQYEKAAAHYSHLLQSEEALTSMDSDVIQYIIARVIECYTALSDWKCLEGWLAELQELRAVHAGKPYSGALTSAGNELNAIHAMACFDEGDFHSAWSYLDLTPKSSSELTLDPKVAVERSELMLLRGMLQSDSKPDKAREDLDKAKLMLDEALSVAPLNGLTDAAACAGQLHCIFAFEEATGLTCQDGPNQPPALMDYLLRLLQDPIDRIHQDCSMWLKVFKVYRTAHPSSLPTLLLCRKLASLARKQTNFMLAGRLNQYLINHPLESSDETDKGMLTLNIKYEGALLKHCEGNNEEALTDLWSLVRANILSSVSDSSGIGDSLIAKACLKLSTWMEESSTSTLNMIVPKVVKDFSDFDGFQNGSEKLLSGDSGLVCTANCHVLAQEIIGSARKISWQLCPSMGKAWLSYASWCFTHANHSLSGSDSNVQNSLSSILQSELSPDRFHLTDNEKSEVEQTIRSFYADKSANCVDHNSLATTGSSNNSEQEYPMTMIIEQATQLLETAAGAPGFEASDGEGAYALLSSGLNVLFGKCDSTMDSAMPLINNLTEIWWSLRKRRVSLFGHAATAYFQYLSHSSSELQPSYQRDALKGKTRGYTLRALLYLLHIILNYGVELKETLESGLSTVPLLPWQEIIPQLFARLSSHPEKIVRKQLESILVKLGKLSPYSIVYPTLVDINACEGEPSEELQRILNFLVKLYPKLIKDVKLVIDELGMITVLWEEQWLSTLQDLHSDVLRRINILKEEAARVAANSTLTSAEKNKINAAKYSAIMTPIVVALERRLASTSREPRTPHETWFHKEYNAQLRSAITSLKVPPGSPAALGEIWRPFDSIAASLVSHQRKSCVLLSEIAPQLATLSTSDIPMPGFEKQILDSSESFFAGNHGTVTVSSFCKEVTILSTKTRPKKLALQGSDGQKYIYLLKGREDLRLDSRIMQLLEAINSFLHSSSDTRSRNIAIRFYSVTPISGRAGLIQWVENVSSIYNVYKSWQKRTQVAQAQAQLSSVSTGNIHNSVPHVPRPSDMFYGKIIPALKEKGIKRVISRRDWPLDVKKKVLLELMKETPKQILWQEMWCSSEGFKNFNSKVKRFSSSLAAMSMVGHILGLGDRHLDNILMDFSNGDVVHIDYNICFDKGKRLKIPEIVPFRLTQTIESALGLSGVEGVFRATCEAVMGALLKNKDIILMLMEVFVWDPLIEWTRGNMQDEAGIAGEEKKGMELAVSLSLFSSRIQESRVPLQEHQDLFVTNLPATVSVLKTFLDTLDQYEVKSAIFYHAEKERSSALHNETSAKSILAEATSVAEKSRTSFELHAHELAEAKTSTVDEANTLAIWVEKHGRVLEAIRDNSITGSELLMKLDSKDEALSLISAVLVSGVPLTVVPEPTREHCYELDREVSELITELHDGRSSALQALGEYALILQQVLPVNYITTSPITGWAQALQLSVTSASQDMLALAKRQAAEVIAKVQGEGSNLVQQRYRDLLNQMESYVACVERIMRECSELMSSVGSDNEAQSKDRILSAFINSVQLSSQKNDEDTVPSSLADNLEVKPPAQEDVKEKASKVLSVLGIAASQLYSGIRVRVSELSTKAVGITKFRTDEAGLQADAGMSLQLFDQQIEKCALLSGFVKEVHEVMGTKLGEINADYLKHRPGQWAYTFQAILHSSTNMIEQMTEVFLPEIIRSFVSYNSEVMEAFGSISRIRGSVDTALEKLAEVELERTSLTELEQSYFVEVGRITEQQVALEEAAMRGRDHLSWEEAEELASQEEACRAQLEQLQKTWSQKDMRISSVLKVEASVMNSLHSSEKYFSSLVSADQENEFHFRSKALLSILTKPFADLESLDHMLSSRGAFPSHMSGPVSNLREVLAASSSLSDVVWPLSGLLKDHAFFVWKLGLLDSILDLCMHEISSSVEHSCTTNQLYITLKKKLAIHVENQVGQYILKRIAPALILHLDKEICDLLETSQGRRESGQPTAAAGRVALMLEEYCNAHETARAARTAVSLKQRQLNDLTEALRKIILEIVQVEWLHDFSSPHAQKAKIFSQNILGDDKFMSVLLNLSRRNLLDKIQSSMSLITRSIECLQACESTSVSAEGQLERAMGWACAGPNTSGAGSSTAKGSGIPPEFHDHLSKRRKLLGGIQEQASDLVKSCTSVLEFEASRDGLYFVSEDKSSGQSTDKGRAWQQTFVNLLTRLDAAYNSFTCAEQDWKRGQLNMETAGKGLYSATNQLSVVSVKAKSALVDLQDTLVDMYERACEVSVSLSGFKHISQERTALTAECGSLLEEVLAIAEGLHDVYTLGKEAAALHSSLTANISKANTILLPLEALLSADVAVMSEAISKEREKNNTSMPLSHGKALYQSYITRVREACKNIEPVVPLLTEYVKELHSMVIKLGRLSSLHAGNLHKALEVLEESETGRSQDMPSARPDLLQSDSSVEKDKSSSGSREGVSQDLIIDTDGSLQDECWISPPEHSYTSSSGCTTLLTQLTPENLEKIDALLDSGPGIEGPAANSQQSRDGRTDSESDSSSNKQVFSNNVTQASNIHVAGTSFAEEGRIETEDNTGTFKQVRGQECDSSDNKSYSDTRMTRGKNPFALSILKQVEHKLHGRDIDGTRSLKISEQVDYLLKQATSIDNLCNMYEGWTPWI is encoded by the exons ATGCAAAACCCTCGCCCCTCCTACGCCCACCACCAGCTCCAGCAGCACctcgcctccctcctctccgCCGCGGCCggcgaccccccgcacccctccgATGACGCCTCCCGCGCCGGCGCCCTCTCCAGCCTccgcctctccctcctccacCCGCCCAACCGCCCGCTCCTCCCCTCCCTCGCCCCCTTCCTCGCCCCGCCGCTCTCCGTGCTCCTCGCCGACGACGC GTCCTACGCCGTGCGGCGCGCCGCCGTGGCGGCCTACGCGGCGCTCAGCGCGGTGCTGTGCGCGCACGAGGCGCCCGGGGGCCTCCCTGACGGGTTCGTCGCCTGGGCGCTGCCGCTCCTGGGGGAGCCCGCCTCGGCCGCCCTCGTCGCCGAGGGGCTCAGGGAGCTCCTGGCCACCGGGGATGCGCACGCCGTCGAGCGTTTCGTGCCACCACTCCTCGCCGCCTGCCGTGACGTGCTCGAGGATGAGCGGACCTCGCTCGCTGTGCTCAGGTGCCTGCTCGGCCTGCTCACGCTCGTCGCCGCCAAGTTCCCCCACTGCTTCCGGCCGCAATTCGTCGATATGGTTGACTTGCTCCTTGGGTGGGTGTTCGTCCCAGACCTTGCCGAAACCGATTGCCGCACCATCGTGGATAGTTTCTCGCAGTTCCAGTGGCACTGGCTCGGTAATCTGCAGTTCTCCCTTGGACTGTTGCCCAAGTTCTTGGCTGATATGGAGGTCCTTGTGCATGATCCCAACCTTGCGGCCAGCCATAACTCTGGCCGGCTTCGTCCGCTCTTTGCTTGCTTCTCGACGGTGTTGCAGATCATGGCATCTGGTGTGGCAGAGAGAAATAATCTGAGAGAACTTGTAGTAGGGCCACTTGAGGCGTTGGCTCCTCAGCTTTTAAGGTGTGCATCAGTGATAGCTTCCAAGATTGGCTGGTCTGAGAGGATGGAAGAAGCATCCAGATGTTTGGTCTTGCTCGCAGAGATTCTGCAGGAAAGGTTCGCTGAGTTCTATGCTATGTTTGTGGATGTGTTGACACAGAGTTTGGATAATGCGTCGTCACAACAGTTGGTGGTAGCACTTAAGACTAACCTGCAAGTGTTGTCACTTCAAAATTTGGGGCTCCATTCGGCTGCTGTGGAGCACTTGCTTGAATTCAGCTCACTTTTATCTCGGCTGCGTCTTCACCCAAGCCACAACGTGGTTGTAAATTCAGCATCCACTTATCTTTTTTGTCTGCAGCATGGATTGGAAGATGTAGCTGAGCAAGCAATTGCATCATTGATGAAAGAGTTGGAACTATTGAAATTTCTGCTTGAGAACATGCAAGTAAGCTGCACTGGTATCCAGAGTCACTCCTTAGAGAACAACACTCCAGTAGGGTATTCAGAGCATCAGTTGCTTTCTTTAATGAAATTCGATTTGAAGATTCTACTGGCCACTGTTTCAGCTGATTCTGAAAAGATCAACAGGAGAGTACCTAGGCTGACATCATTCATTTCAGAGAAGCTTGACCCATTTGGCACCCCGTTTCATAATTTCCTTGAGATGCAGTTTCAGATTTTCTCTACACTTCACAGACTGAGCAGTGTGGAACTGTCAATTAATATTGAAACATCTGAAGAATTTGAAAGAGGCTCTGGTGATTCAGGCAGTCAAACTCAGATAAATACTGAATCAAGGAAGTCTTTTTGTGACTGTAAAATGAAGTTCATGCATAAATATGGAAAACACATAATGCGTGGCCTTAGTGCATCATCATCCATGACACTGAAATTAGACGCTTTAGATTGGATAGATTCTTTCGCGAAACTGGTTCTTGCCATGGAAAGGGATCTGAACAAGACCAGTCTCTCTTATGAGTTTGGGGATGCTACCCTTCCGAATACTATTCTCTTCACTATCTTGGATTGCACTTATGATAGGGAGACTAAAGTAAGATGCCATGTTGCGTTATCCTTGGAAGCACTCTTTCTTGGTAGGCTCATCAATCCTATGAGCTTCTCAGTTGTCTCACAGGTTCTTCTTGACAAGCTCAGTGATCCAGACAATGCTGTAAAAAATGGATTTCTGAGGTTATTTTCAATTGCTTTGCCTATTACAACATACACATTTGGCTTCCTTGAGGATGGATATAGTTATCAGAATTGCCTAGGTATTTCTAACATTACCAAGCACTGCATGAGTTTGAGGCATGTGCTTGCTGTGAAACAACAGCCTAGGAAACTTCACTGGCAGCAGCTTGTTTCTATTCTGAGTTACCTTTCCCTCAGATTGAAGTTGCCTCTTTCTTCTTGGGTTCAACGACTGGTCTTTAGTTACCGTGGCAAGAAAGATATGTTTTCTGGTCAAATTGATGTCTCTGGAGATACTGATTGGAATGAATTATTCAAAGGGCCCGATGTGGACATAACTATTATTGACAGGATATATTCAGTGAACAATCTTGCTGCAGTTTGGTGGGGCATCCATGAAGCTGCTCGGCACTGCATAAACCTTCGGCTTCGAACTCATCTCGGTGGCCCCACACAGACATTTGCTGCTTTAGAACGCATGCTTTTGGATGTACCAAATTTATTGGCACTGGAAACTAACGAAGGTGAAGGCAGGTATATAGGACCATCTGACATATCCCTATTGCCTATGCGCCTGCTATTGGATTTTGTTGAGGCATTAAAGAAATATGTTTATAATGCGTATGAAGGTTCCTTTGTTCTACCAGCCCCTCCAAAGGCAAGTTCCTTGTTTTTCCGAGCGAACAAACGAGTCTGTGAAGAGTGGTTTTCTCGAATCTGTGATCCAATGCTGAAGGCAGGACTAGCTTTGCAGTGCAGCGATGCAGTCATTCAGTACTGCTCATCTCGGTTACTAGATCTCAGAAACATTGCTGCATCATCCCTCAAGGACAACAGCCGCATGGGAGGAGCTACTGAAAGTAATCATGCTTTTAGAGAGAGGTTAGAAATGGATATTCTGAAGGTTTTGCGACATGCTTCTCTGGCATTGTGCAGGTGTCATGAAACAGATGCCTTAGTTGGACTCCAGAGGTGGGCTGTGTCAACATTCTATACATACTTTGAGCAGGAAAAGCAACTAACACGGGGTGCATCTGATACCCACAAGCACTTTTCCTGGATGTCAGGACTCATTTATCAATCCCAGGGGCAGTATGAAAAGGCTGCTGCACATTATTCTCATCTCTTGCAGTCTGAGGAAGCCCTTACCTCCATGGATTCTGATGTCATCCAGTACATCATAGCACGTGTTATTGAGTGCTACACAGCTCTGTCTGACTGGAAATGCTTGGAGGGTTGGCTTGCAGAGTTACAAGAGCTCCGTGCTGTACATGCTGGCAAACCTTATTCAGGTGCTTTAACGAGTGCTGGCAATGAGCTTAATGCTATTCATGCAATGGCATGCTTTGATGAGGGTGACTTCCATTCAGCTTGGAGTTATCTTGATTTGACTCCTAAAAGCAGCAGCGAGCTTACCCTCGATCCCAAGGTTGCAGTTGAGAGAAGTGAATTAATGCTCCTGCGTGGAATGCTTCAATCTGACAGCAAGCCTGACAAGGCAAGAGAGGATCTTGATAAGGCTAAATTGATGTTGGATGAAGCACTCTCTGTGGCCCCTCTCAATGGATTGACTGATGCTGCAGCATGTGCTGGCCAGCTTCATTGCATCTTTGCATTTGAAGAGGCCACTGGGTTGACGTGCCAAGATGGACCTAATCAACCACCAGCGCTCATGGATTATTTACTGAGACTATTGCAGGATCCTATTGACAGGATCCATCAAGATTGCAGCATGTGGCTGAAGGTCTTTAAAGTGTATCGTACTGCACATCCATCTTCATTACCCACTCTTCTTCTATGTCGCAAGCTTGCTAGTCTTGCTAGAAAGCAGACCAACTTTATGTTAGCTGGCCGCTTAAACCAGTACCTCATAAACCATCCTTTGGAATCATCTGATGAGACGGACAAGGGAATGCTTACTTTGAACATTAAGTATGAAGGTGCCTTGCTGAAGCATTGCGAAGGAAACAATGAGGAGGCTTTAACTGATCTGTGGTCACTGGTTCGTGCTAATATTCTTTCTTCAGTTAGTGATTCATCTGGTATTGGCGATTCACTTATTGCTAAGGCGTGTCTGAAACTCTCGACCTGGATGGAGGAGAGTTCAACTTCCACTCTGAATATGATCGTTCCAAAGGTGGTAAAAGATTTTAGTGATTTTGATGGCTTTCAAAATGGGTCAGAGAAACTTTTGTCTGGTGACAGTGGGTTAGTTTGTACTGCAAACTGTCATGTGCTTGCCCAAGAAATCATAGGCAGTGCTCGAAAGATATCCTGGCAACTTTGTCCCAGTATGGGCAAGGCGTGGCTTTCTTATGCATCTTGGTGCTTTACTCATGCCAATCACTCTCTGTCTGGATCCGATTCAAATGTGCAGAACAGTTTGTCCTCCATTCTCCAATCTGAACTTTCTCCAGACAGATTTCACTTGACAGATAATGAGAAGTCTGAGGTGGAGCAAACAATAAGAAGTTTCTATGCTGATAAATCTGCAAATTGTGTCGATCACAATTCCTTAGCGACAACAGGGTCTAGCAACAATTCTGAGCAGGAGTATCCCATGACCATGATAATTGAACAGGCAACTCAACTGTTAGAAACTGCAGCCGGAGCACCAGGTTTTGAGGCCAGTGATGGTGAAGGTGCCTATGCACTGCTATCATCAGGGCTTAACGTTCTCTTTGGTAAATGCGATTCTACAATGGACAGTGCTATGCCTTTGATTAATAATCTCACTGAAATTTGGTGGTCTTTAAGGAAAAGGAGGGTATCACTCTTTGGGCATGCTGCAACTGCTTATTTTCAGTACCTTTctcattcatcaagtgagcttcAACCTTCATATCAGCGTGATGCCTTAAAAGGGAAAACTAGGGGCTACACTTTGAGAGCATTGTTGTATCTCCTCCATATAATTTTGAACTATGGGGTGGAGCTGAAGGAAACACTTGAAAGTGGGCTTTCAACAGTTCCTTTGTTGCCATGGCAG GAGATTATACCACAACTTTTTGCTCGCTTGAGTTCCCACCCAGAGAAGATAGTAAGGAAACAGTTGGAGAGCATATTGGTGAAGCTAGGGAAACTTTCTCCTTATTCTATAGTATATCCTACATTAGTTGATATCAATGCCTGTGAAGGAGAACCTTCTGAGGAGCTTCAGCGAATATTGAACTTTCTG GTTAAGCTGTACCCCAAATTAATTAAGGATGTTAAGCTTGTAATTGATGAGCTAGGAATGATAACCGTTCTGTGGGAGGAACAATGGCTGAGTACCTTACAAGATCTCCATTCAG ATGTCTTAAGGAGAATCAATATACTTAAGGAGGAAGCTGCAAGGGTTGCTGCAAATTCTACACTGACTTCAGCTGAAAAGAACAAGATCAATGCTGCAAAATATTCTGCTATTATGACTCCAATTGTTGTAGCCTTGGAACGTCGTTTAGCGTCCACATCTCGTGAACCAAGAACACCCCATGAGACGTGGTTCCATAAGGAATATAACGCTCAGCTGAGATCTGCAATCACAAGCCTTAAGGTGCCCCCTGGATCTCCAGCAGCATTAGGAGAGATTTGGCGGCCTTTTGATTCAATTGCAGCTTCTTTAGTCAGTCATCAAAGAAAGTCATGCGTATTGTTAAGTGAAATTGCTCCACAGCTAGCAACTTTGTCAACCTCTGACATTCCAATGCCTGGTTTTGAGAAGCAGATACTTGATTCCTCAGAATCTTTTTTTGCTGGAAATCATGGCACGGTTACAGTCTCTTCTTTCTGCAAAGAAGTTACAATACTTTCTACAAAGACAAGACCTAAGAAGCTCGCCTTGCAAGGATCAGACGGACAGAAGTATATTTATCTTCTCAAGGGACGGGAGGATCTACGTCTTGATTCTCGGATCATGCAGCTTCTGGAGGCGATAAATAGCTTCTTGCATTCATCTTCTGACACTCGAAGTCGAAATATTGCAATTCGATTTTATTCTGTTACACCAATTAGTGGACGAGCTGGGCTAATCCAGTGGGTAGAAAATGTAAGCAGCATATACAATGTGTACAAGTCATGGCAAAAACGTACTCAGGTGGCACAGGCACAGGCACAGCTTTCTTCAGTTAGCACTGGTAACATTCACAACTCAGTACCTCATGTTCCCCGTCCGAGTGATATGTTCTATGGAAAAATAATACCAGCACTGAAAGAAAAAGGGATCAAAAGAGTAATCTCACGAAGAGATTGGCCACTAGACGTTAAGAAAAAAGTTCTGTTGGAGCTTATGAAGGAGACTCCAAAGCAGATTTTGTGGCAAGAAATGTGGTGTTCAAGTGAGGGCTTCAAAAACTTCAACTCCAAAGTAAAGAG ATTCTCTAGCAGTCTAGCGGCTATGAGCATGGTTGGCCATATCCTGGGCCTTGGAGATAGGCATTTAGACAATATCCTTATGGACTTTAGCAATGGTGATGTGGTTCACATAGATTacaatatatgctttgataaagggAAAAGGTTGAAGATTCCAGAAATCGTTCCATTCCGTCTTACTCAAACTATTGAATCAGCCTTGGGATTGTCTGGAGTTGAAGGTGTCTTTAGAGCTACCTGTGAGGCAGTTATGGGTGCCCTCTTGAAGAACAAAGATATCATCTTAATGTTAATGGAAGTATTTGTTTGGGACCCATTGATTGAGTGGACACGCGGAAATATGCAAGATGAAGCTGGAATAGCTGGTGAAGAGAAGAAAGGAATGGAATTAGCAGTTAGTTTAAGCTTGTTCTCTTCTAGGATTCAAGAAAGTCGTGTTCCGTTGCAG GAGCATCAGGATCTTTTCGTGACTAACTTGCCAGCTACAGTATCTGTTCTAAAG ACATTCTTGGATACTCTAGATCAGTATGAGGTTAAGTCTGCTATATTTTATCATGCTGAGAAAGAGAGGTCCAGTGCTTTACATAATGAAACGTCAGCAAAGTCAATCCTTGCCGAGGCCACTTCAGTTGCTGAAAAATCCCGCACTTCTTTTGAGCTTCATGCTCATGAATTAGCAGAAGCGAAAACATCGACAGTTGACGAAGCTAACACGCTTGCAATATGGGTGGAAAAACATGGAAGGGTTCTTGAGGCCATACGGGACAATTCGATTACAGGTTCGGAACTATTAATGAAACTAGACAGCAAGGATGAGGCCTTGAGCCTTATTTCAGCTGTCCTTGTATCTGGGGTCCCCCTTACGGTTGTACCAGAGCCAACTAGAGAACATTGCTATGAGTTGGATAGGGAGGTCTCTGAACTAATTACTGAGTTGCATGATGGGCGGTCCTCTGCTTTACAGGCACTTGGTGAGTATGCTTTAATCTTGCAGCAAGTTCTTCCAGTTAACTACATCACAACCAGTCCAATTACTGGTTGGGCACAAGCTTTGCAGCTATCTGTAACCAGTGCATCACAAGACATGCTTGCTCTTGCCAAAAGGCAGGCTGCAGAAGTCATTGCTAAGGTTCAGGGCGAAGGTAGTAATCTAGTACAGCAAAGATACCGGGATCTCTTAAATCAAATGGAAAGTTATGTTGCATGTGTGGAAAGAATTATGAGGGAATGTTCTGAATTGATGAGTTCTGTTGGATCGGATAACGAAGCACAGTCTAAAGATCGGATACTTTCTGCATTCATAAACTCTGTTCAATTGTCATCACAAAAGAATGATGAGGATACCGTTCCTTCTTCGCTGGCAGATAATTTGGAGGTCAAACCTCCAGCCCAGGAGGATGTAAAAGAGAAAGCAAGTAAGGTTCTATCTGTTCTTGGGATCGCTGCGAGTCAGTTATACAGTGGCATTAGAGTCAGAGTGTCTGAACTCTCAACTAAAGCTGTTGGGATAACTAAGTTTAGGACAGATGAAGCTGGTCTTCAAGCTGATGCTGGAATGAGTCTGCAATTGTTTGATCAGCAGATCGAAAAATGTGCATTACTTTCTGGATTTGTGAAGGAAGTGCATGAAGTGATGGGGACAAAATTAGGTGAAATAAACGCTGATTATCTGAAGCATCGGCCTGGACAATGGGCTTATACGTTTCAGGCCATTTTGCACTCAAGTACCAACATGATTGAGCAAATGACCGAAGTTTTTCTTCCAGAAATTATTAGATCGTTCGTCTCGTACAATTCGGAGGTAATGGAAGCCTTTGGTTCAATTTCTCGGATACGTGGTTCTGTTGACACAGCTCTAGAGAAGTTGGCTGAGGTAGAACTTGAGAGAACATCACTGACTGAACTGGAACAGAGCTACTTTGTGGAAGTTGGCCGAATCACTGAGCAGCAAGTAGCTCTTGAAGAAGCTGCCATGAGGGGTAGAGACCATCTATCCTGGGAAGAAGCAGAGGAACTAGCTTCACAGGAGGAAGCCTGTAGAGCACAGTTGGAACAACTTCAGAAAACTTGGAGCCAGAAAGATATGAGAATTTCATCAGTTTTGAAAGTAGAAGCCAGTGTCATGAATTCTTTACATTCTTCTGAAAAGTACTTCTCATCTTTGGTGAGTGCTGATCAGGAAAATGAATTTCATTTCAGAAGCAAGGCTCTGCTTTCAATCTTGACAAAGCCCTTCGCTGACCTGGAATCTCTTGATCATATGCTATCATCTCGTGGCGCCTTCCCTTCCCACATGAGCGGACCAGTTTCTAATCTAAGAGAAGTTTTGGCTGCCAGTTCTTCATTATCTGATGTTGTGTGGCCTTTATCTGGCTTATTGAAGGATCATGCTTTTTTTGTTTGGAAGCTCGGTTTGCTTGATTCAATTCTTGACTTGTGCATGCATGAGATTTCATCTTCTGTTGAGCACAGTTGTACTACCAACCAGCTTTACATTACTCTCAAGAAGAAGCTTGCGATCCATGTGGAAAATCAAGTTGGTCAATATATTCTGAAAAGGATTGCTCCTGCACTGATCCTACATTTAGACAAAGAAATTTGTGATTTGCTAGAAACGAGTCAAGGAAGAAGAGAATCAGGTCAACCTACTGCGGCTGCAGGAAGGGTTGCATTAATGCTTGAGGAGTACTGTAATGCTCATGAGACAGCTAGAGCTGCCCGGACTGCAGTTTCTCTAAAGCAAAGGCAATTAAATGACCTCACCGAGGCTTTACGCAAAATAATTTTGGAAATAGTTCAGGTTGAATGGCTGCATGATTTTTCATCGCCTCATGCACAGAAGGCCAAGATTTTCTCACAAAATATTCTTGGTGATGATAAGTTCATGTCCGTGCTTTTAAATCTGAGCAGAAGGAACTTGTTAGATAAGATCCAGTCTTCGATGTCATTGATAACAAGATCAATTGAGTGTCTGCAAGCTTGTGAAAGCACTTCTGTTTCAGCTGAAGGCCAACTTGAGAGAGCAATGGGATGGGCCTGCGCCGGTCCAAATACTTCTGGAGCAGGCAGTTCAACTGCAAAGGGTTCAGGAATCCCCCCCGAGTTTCATGATCATCTATCGAAAAGGAGGAAATTGCTTGGGGGCATTCAAGAACAGGCATCTGACCTTGTTAAGTCTTGCACATCCGTTTTAGAGTTTGAAGCATCTAGAGATGGGCTTTACTTTGTTTCTGAGGATAAATCTTCTGGACAATCTACTGATAAGGGCAGGGCCTGGCAGCAAACTTTCGTGAATTTACTGACACGTTTAGATGCAGCATACAATTCCTTTACAT GTGCAGAACAAGACTGGAAACGTGGCCAGCTCAACATGGAAACTGCTGGAAAAGGCTTGTATTCAGCTACCAATCAACTTTCTGTAGTCTCTGTCAAGGCAAAATCTGCTTTAG TTGATCTGCAGGATACTCTGGTAGACATGTATGAACGTGCTTGCGAAGTCAGTGTATCATTATCTGGATTCAAACATATTTCACAGGAACGCACTGCCTTGACTGCTGAATGTGGCTCCTTGCTCGAGGAG GTTTTGGCTATAGCAGAGGGGTTGCATGATGTCTACACTTTGGGAAAGGAAGCTGCTGCATTGCACAGTTCCCTTACGGCAAATATTTCCAAG GCAAATACGATCTTACTTCCACTTGAAGCTTTGTTGTCTGCTGATGTGGCTGTTATGTCTGAAGCGATCTCAAAGGAAAGAGAGAAGAATAACACCAGTATGCCTCTTAGTCATGGAAAGGCATTATACCAATCTTACATCACTAGAGTAAGGGAAGCTTGCAAAAACATAGAGCCTGTGGTGCCCCTATTAACTGAATACGTGAAGGAGCTGCACTCCATGGTGATTAAGCTTGGACGCCTTTCAAGTCTTCATGCAGGGAATCTTCATAAG GCTTTAGAAGTTCTTGAAGAAAGTGAAACTGGGAGATCACAGGATATGCCCTCTGCACGTCCAGATCTTCTGCAAAGTGATTCGTCAGTTGAGAAGGATAAAAGCTCTTCTGGGAGCAGGGAAGGTGTCTCTCAGGATTTGATTATTGATACTGATGGTTCTCTACAAGATGAATGTTGGATTTCTCCACCAGAGCACTCATATACTAGCAGTTCAGGATGTACAACATTGTTGACCCAGCTTACTCCTGAGAATTTGGAGAAAATAGATGCCCTTTTGGACAGCGGGCCTGGAATAGAGGGTCCTGCTGCTAATAGTCAGCAATCAAGAGATGGTAGAACTGATTCAGAATCAGACTCAAGTAGCAATAAGCAGGTGTTTTCAAACAATGTCACACAAGCTAGCAATATTCATGTGGCTGGAACTTCTTTTGCGGAGGAGGGAAGAATTGAAACTGAGGATAACACTGGAACCTTCAAACAGGTTAGAGGACAAGAATGTGACAGCAGTGACAATAAATCCTATTCAGATACTCGAATGACCAGAG GTAAAAATCCTTTTGCTCTGTCTATCCTGAAGCAAGTGGAACATAAGTTACATGGACGAGATATAGATGGTACCAG GTCCTTGAAAATTTCAGAGCAAGTAGACTATCTTCTTAAGCAGGCAACAAGCATCGACAATTTGTGTAATATGTACGAGGGTTGGACACCTTGGATATGA